The DNA region CTTATCAAGACACAGGGATTACAGCCGCCACCAAGGAGGAGGCATGCCGTAAAGCGTACAATCTCCTCGTTGAGGAATGGGCGAACCAACAATCCTGATAAGGAGGTGATTCGCTTGCCTGATGGCAGTGTGACCATCTCTCCAAAGGAGATGTATGAGCTTTTGCGAAAGGTGGACGCGAATCTTCAGGAGATCAAAGCGGATATGCGATACCTCAAGGATCAGGTTGCAGTAGCAGACAAAGCAGATGAAAGAAGTAGAGAGGCTTTGGAATTGGCGAGGGCAGCAAATCAAAAAACAGAACAAGTTGACGAGAAGGTGGCACAAGTCAACGAAAAGGTGAAAAGACTTGAGGACAGACAATGGGGAGTGTGGGTGAGCATCGCCCTTCTGGGGCTGGGTGCTCTTTTTAATTTGCTCAAAAATTGATCGGAGGCTGATAACATGGTCGGTTTTGATGATGCGGCGCTTGTAGGGTTGATCATGGCTTTGGTGGAAGCTGCGAAAAGAACAGGATTTCCAGCAAGATACTCTCCGATTTTAGCCCTTGCCCTTGGAATAGCGGCGGGGGTTTTTATTTTGTCCCCCGGGGATGTGATCCAAGGGATTTGGTCCGGAATCGCCATGGGGCTGTCGGCTGTCGGATTGTATAGCGGGGTGAAAAACGTGAAAGATGTGGGGGTGAGCAAATGAATATCATCAAGGATTTCATCCCGAAAGGTAATCACAACCGACCGGGGACTAAAATTCGTCCCCGGTTTATTACTGTCCATGATACCGCAAACCGGACGAAGGGCGCGGATGCGAAGTCTCATGCCCGATATTTGAAAAACGGGGCTGGTGGTGAGTCTAAATCCTGGCACTTCACGGTGGATGATAAAGTGATTATCCAGCACTTACCCACAAACGAAATGGGTTGGCATGCCGGGAGCGGAACCGGGAATCGGGAAAGCATCGGAATTGAGATTTGCGAGAATGAAGACGGGAACCGGACCAAAGCGGAAACCAACGCCATCGAATTGATTCGCTATCTGATGAATGAGTTGGACATCCCCGTCAGCCATGTGGTTCCACATCGACACTGGACCGGGAAGAACTGCCCCCGCAACATTTTGCCGCGATGGGATGCATTTGTGGCCCGGATCAAGGATGGCAAAGGGGCCACATCCCCCGCACCTTCCAAACCGAAGACCAAACCAGCGGGTGATGGATACCCGGGCTACATGATCCGTCGGGGATCAACCGGGGAAGTAGTCAAGAAAATTCAACGGCAATTGAAGGGGCTGGTGGTGGATGGCATTTTTGGCCCGCGCACTGAAGCCCGCGTCAAGGAGTTCCAGCAGGAAATGGGTATCGGGGTGGATGGAATTGTAGGCCCTGTAACCTGGAAGTATCTTTTTCCGACGTATCCTGGTTATCTTTTGCGACGTGGAAGCCGGGGTGTCTGGGTGAAACGTGTGCAGTGGGAGTTGGGTGGCTTGGCCATCGACGGCATTTTCGGGCCGAGAACGGAAGCCGCTGTCCGGTCATTCCAGAAAAAAGTAGGAATTGCCGTTGATGGCATTGTAGGACCCGTGACGTGGAAAAAATTGTTTTAACATGTTGCAAATATAGAACAAACCAACTAGGATAAAAGTAGGCAGCAGCGATTTCCTTTTCAATCGCTTAAAGTAAAACCGGGCGGGATTTACTCCTGCCCGGTTTTTTTTATTCTCCTTTATTCATTTTCTTCGCCAATTGTTCCAATCCTCTTACAACCTTGACCTCCAGGGTATCGTCGTCGCGGTATACCCGCCCCCGAGGAGGTTCATCTTCTTCAATCTTGCCTGAGAACATCTGGGGGAGAATCTCCCGCAATCCTCTCGCCTTTCGTTGGTAGACGATTACCGCCAGACAATACAACGACGAGATACCCATTGCACCGGCGGCCAGCCATACCGCTCCAATGGGGAAGGTATTTCCCGGGTCCGACAGATACCCTGTCCAGATGAGGATCTTGGCCAAGAATACCATCAGCACATAGAATTTGAAGTACTTTAGGGCCTCGAACCCTTCCACCAAAGCGAGGACCGGGATGGCCAAGAGACGTCCGATTGCTTGGGGTTTGCCTCCATCAAGATACCCTACGACCTTTCCTTGGTCTACGATTTTCCCGCCGTCCCTGAGCGGGAACAACTCTCCGGTCCAGGTTGCCTTTCCAAAGTGCCACAAGACGCCCACGATAAACTTGACCAGCCCCGAAACGATCTCCCATAACGCTATAGGGTAGGCCCATAAACGGTGGCCTATTCCCTCAAGGACCCGGACAAGAAGTCCGTCTCCTGTCCCTCCTTCAGGAAGAACACTCTGTCCCACGTCGCCTGATGCGCCTCGAACGCCCGCCGAAACGCCCACTCGGCGGTATTCACTCTCTGATCCGAAACCGTCACGAATAGAAGAGGAATCTCCGAAAGGTCGAGCATCAGGGACAGGTCCAGATACTTCGCGAACTTTTCGCTCAGTCTCATCGGCGTTTCCGTCCCGGTGTCGTACTCCACCATCCACCACTGATTCCCCACCAACATCATGGCGTCGGGCCTCAGCGGGGTCTTTGGGACGGAAACCTTTCCACTCTCGTCCCGAGTCAGCAACTGGTGGTACAGCCAACTTGCCGACTCCCTTCCGGAAAGCCAAGATTTCACCTCCAACCCAGATTGTATTGACCTGCACAGTATTTCGTTCAACCCCACGAAGTGCCACACATGAGAGGCCGGAGGATGCCCATTGCCGTTTCCTTCGCCTCTCAATCCTTTGGCGTAAGCGTGTCCTTCCTTGCCTAGTGCGAATACGAACGGCTTACCCCTCCGTGGCTGCCAAGATCTGATCCAGTTATCCGCCTCCTTTTTCCCCACCGCATCCCGAACCCGACGGATCGCTCCGGATACTTGGTTCTCCGTCCATCCGGAAACGGTTTTTAGCTGATCTTTGGTGCAGATTCCGAGGTCGTAGAGCGCTAAGATAAGACGGTCCTTCATGGAAAGATGCGGTGTGACTTGTTCATTGACGACGTCAAAAATCAATCAAATCTACCTCCTAAGTAAGACAATAATAGATCATGCCAAAAATTTCAACACCTAATTTTCATGCGTTTTTTGACGCAGAATTGCCCCTTATCCTGATGCTTATCACATCAGGATAAGACTCAGGATAAGGAGGCAACCCCCACCTACCTCTTGTTCACCTCCCCCTGTCATCAGGATAAACCAAGCCTACCGCCGGGAAAAAGTGGATAGTTCACGTTCTCTTATTGGCCATTCTTTAGACATTCTATATCACTTCTAATCATTGACTTATATGCTCCTCCGCATTAAAATGGATATGGATATACATTCTATATCACTTCTCAAGAATGTATAAAGGAGGAGCTATGAGATGAAGATTGTGGCTGTCGATTGCGGACGGAGCCGTGTGAAAGTGGCTGCGGAGGGTCAAAAACCGTTCATGTTCCCGTCGGTGTTGGGACAGTATCACAAGCGAGGGTATAGGGAGGACCTTCCTGGCGACATTGAGATGTTCTACAACGGATCCGGCTACTTCATTGGCCAACTTGCGGAACGGGAGGCATACAACCCGTACCGGAACTTTGATCAGACCAAGGTGACGAAGGAAACCCTCCTGCTAACCCTGGCCGCTCTCTGGCAAACTGGAATCCAAGACGATATCTTCCTTGTCATGCCGATCCCGATCAAAAA from Planifilum fimeticola includes:
- a CDS encoding replication-relaxation family protein; amino-acid sequence: MIFDVVNEQVTPHLSMKDRLILALYDLGICTKDQLKTVSGWTENQVSGAIRRVRDAVGKKEADNWIRSWQPRRGKPFVFALGKEGHAYAKGLRGEGNGNGHPPASHVWHFVGLNEILCRSIQSGLEVKSWLSGRESASWLYHQLLTRDESGKVSVPKTPLRPDAMMLVGNQWWMVEYDTGTETPMRLSEKFAKYLDLSLMLDLSEIPLLFVTVSDQRVNTAEWAFRRAFEAHQATWDRVFFLKEGQETDFLSGSLRE